A DNA window from Chthonomonas sp. contains the following coding sequences:
- the aroQ gene encoding type II 3-dehydroquinate dehydratase, with protein MATNNVKILILHGPNLNLTGFREPDLYGKIPLEDVDAMIQEAAATMQIEVRILQSNHEGVLIDAIQDSRKWANGIIINAGGLTHYSISLRDALVSVRMPVVEVHLSNIHNREEFRRHSVIAPISIGQIVGFGGKGYVLALEALRDFVKEVV; from the coding sequence ATGGCCACCAATAACGTCAAAATCCTTATCCTGCACGGTCCGAACCTGAATCTCACCGGGTTCCGCGAGCCCGACCTTTACGGCAAGATTCCGCTCGAAGACGTGGACGCCATGATTCAAGAGGCCGCCGCGACCATGCAAATCGAGGTTCGGATTCTGCAATCCAACCACGAAGGTGTGCTGATCGACGCGATTCAGGACAGCCGCAAGTGGGCCAACGGCATCATCATCAACGCCGGCGGATTGACGCACTATTCGATTAGCCTACGCGACGCCTTGGTCAGCGTCCGCATGCCGGTCGTCGAGGTTCACCTTAGCAACATTCACAACCGCGAGGAGTTCCGCCGCCACAGCGTCATCGCGCCGATCAGCATTGGACAAATTGTAGGTTTCGGCGGCAAAGGCTATGTGTTGGCTCTCGAAGCGCTGCGCGACTTCGTAAAGGAGGTGGTATGA
- a CDS encoding DUF2330 domain-containing protein produces the protein MRRFAILVSCGCVGASASACCAVGTVADDIRFANQRNIIIWDPATKTEHFIRRARFSTGESEFGFIAPTPTVPELGEAKEEAFEVGPLAINAYHAALRNAELLPRISCSKSEDLAAAGEAKGVEILQEQDVSGYRATTLRARDANAFRNWLAKHKFVTDDSIETWIQFYVKKDWVFTAFIVKGDGEAAATIPVRMSFKTDRPFAPFYVPKVNQSEAGGGLAVHFYGPGAYKSNIEGATYPLQTSSINALRLHTGVSDVPKNLALTTFGTGDFPSRTAKDDLYFDRSGDAPRWPVNYNPAKPYVAGAIVGLVAYRAIRRRRTPKI, from the coding sequence ATGCGACGGTTTGCGATTCTTGTTTCTTGTGGGTGCGTCGGCGCCTCGGCCTCGGCCTGTTGCGCCGTCGGCACAGTCGCCGACGATATTCGCTTTGCCAATCAGCGGAACATCATCATCTGGGACCCGGCCACCAAAACCGAGCACTTCATTCGCCGTGCAAGGTTCTCAACCGGCGAGTCCGAATTCGGGTTTATCGCGCCGACGCCGACCGTGCCCGAGCTTGGAGAAGCCAAGGAGGAGGCATTCGAAGTGGGGCCGCTGGCCATCAATGCGTACCATGCCGCCTTGAGGAATGCCGAACTGCTTCCGCGAATCAGTTGCTCCAAATCAGAAGATCTTGCGGCTGCGGGCGAGGCGAAAGGCGTTGAGATTCTGCAGGAGCAAGATGTGAGCGGTTACCGCGCGACCACCCTGCGGGCTCGCGATGCCAACGCCTTTCGCAACTGGCTGGCCAAACACAAGTTCGTCACCGACGACTCGATTGAAACCTGGATTCAGTTTTACGTGAAGAAGGATTGGGTGTTCACGGCGTTTATCGTCAAGGGCGACGGCGAAGCCGCGGCGACGATTCCGGTGCGCATGTCTTTTAAGACCGATCGCCCGTTCGCTCCCTTTTACGTCCCCAAGGTAAACCAGTCGGAGGCAGGCGGCGGTCTCGCCGTGCACTTCTATGGCCCGGGAGCCTACAAGTCAAACATCGAGGGCGCGACATACCCGTTGCAAACCAGCTCGATCAACGCGCTTCGCCTCCACACTGGCGTCAGCGACGTGCCCAAGAACCTGGCGCTTACGACGTTCGGAACCGGCGACTTTCCGAGCCGAACGGCGAAGGACGACCTGTACTTCGATCGAAGCGGCGACGCCCCTCGCTGGCCGGTCAACTATAATCCCGCAAAGCCCTACGTGGCCGGTGCGATCGTGGGTCTTGTGGCCTACCGAGCGATCCGCCGACGCCGCACGCCAAAAATTTAG
- a CDS encoding CTP synthase, with product MTKYIFVTGGVVSSIGKGIATASLGRLLRNRGFSVAPVKLDPYLNVDAGTMNPYQHGEVFVTEDGAETDLDLGHYERFMDVACSEGSSITAGKVYRGVIERERRGDYLGGTVQVIPHITNEIKDRIKAIAQQQEADIVIAEVGGTVGDIESLPFMEAIRQMRKDVGVENTMYVHVTLVPTIGPWGEIKTKPTQHSVINLREIGISPDVLICRTEEPLPSDVKDKISHFCDVPIEAVIDSLTVQTIYEVPIKYEEVGLGQLVCDRLNLEQRANSLAEWRKMVDTLKNPTDTVRIGMVGKYTDNGDAYKSIGESLIHAGIPHECKVEIEWIESDLFEQIEDPVSLVKNLDGLVVGPGFGSRGIEGKIAAVKYARENGLPFLGICLGMQMAVIEFARNVCSMKGANSEEMDPETRYPVVHLLPDQHGVTTKGGTMRLGSFPCHVTVGTLAHKLYGSTRITDRHRHRYELNNEFREDLIEKGLVMCGVSPDYRLVEMIELPTHPYFIATQAHPEFKSRPNRPHPLFSGLVESALNRKKQTASADVQ from the coding sequence ATGACGAAGTACATCTTTGTAACGGGCGGGGTTGTAAGCTCCATTGGCAAAGGCATTGCCACCGCAAGCCTCGGACGGCTCTTGCGGAATCGCGGATTCTCGGTGGCGCCCGTCAAGCTCGACCCGTACCTCAACGTGGACGCCGGGACGATGAACCCGTATCAGCATGGCGAAGTCTTTGTCACCGAAGATGGCGCGGAAACCGACCTCGACTTGGGCCACTACGAGCGGTTTATGGACGTCGCTTGTTCGGAAGGCTCCAGCATCACCGCGGGCAAAGTCTATCGGGGCGTGATCGAGCGCGAGCGTCGCGGCGACTACCTCGGCGGAACCGTGCAAGTCATCCCGCATATCACCAACGAGATCAAAGATCGCATCAAGGCGATTGCCCAACAGCAAGAGGCGGACATCGTCATTGCCGAAGTCGGCGGCACCGTCGGCGACATCGAGAGCCTGCCGTTTATGGAGGCCATCCGCCAAATGCGCAAGGACGTCGGCGTGGAGAACACGATGTACGTGCACGTGACGCTGGTGCCGACGATCGGCCCGTGGGGCGAAATCAAGACCAAGCCCACCCAACACAGCGTCATCAACCTCCGCGAAATCGGGATCAGCCCCGACGTGCTGATTTGCCGCACCGAAGAGCCGCTGCCTTCCGACGTGAAGGACAAGATCAGCCACTTCTGCGACGTGCCGATTGAGGCCGTCATTGACTCGCTGACCGTGCAAACGATTTACGAAGTGCCGATCAAGTACGAGGAAGTTGGCCTCGGCCAGCTCGTGTGCGATCGCCTGAACCTGGAGCAGCGCGCGAACAGCTTGGCCGAATGGCGCAAGATGGTGGACACCCTGAAAAACCCGACCGACACGGTGCGCATCGGCATGGTCGGCAAGTACACCGACAACGGCGACGCCTACAAATCCATCGGTGAATCGCTTATCCACGCCGGAATTCCGCACGAGTGCAAGGTGGAAATCGAGTGGATCGAAAGCGACCTCTTTGAGCAGATTGAAGACCCCGTTTCCTTGGTCAAAAACCTCGACGGGCTCGTCGTAGGTCCGGGCTTTGGCTCGCGCGGCATCGAAGGCAAAATCGCCGCCGTGAAATACGCCCGCGAAAACGGTTTGCCGTTCCTCGGCATTTGCCTTGGCATGCAGATGGCGGTCATCGAGTTTGCCCGCAACGTGTGCAGCATGAAGGGCGCGAACTCGGAGGAAATGGATCCCGAGACCCGCTACCCGGTGGTGCACCTGTTACCCGATCAGCATGGCGTGACCACCAAAGGCGGCACCATGCGTCTGGGCAGCTTCCCTTGCCACGTCACGGTTGGCACTCTCGCCCACAAGCTGTACGGCTCCACCCGCATCACCGACCGGCATCGTCACCGCTACGAGCTTAATAACGAGTTCCGCGAGGACCTCATCGAAAAGGGCTTGGTGATGTGCGGCGTGTCGCCCGACTATCGGTTGGTGGAAATGATCGAGCTCCCCACGCACCCCTACTTCATCGCAACGCAAGCGCACCCCGAGTTCAAGTCGCGGCCCAACCGTCCGCACCCGCTGTTCAGCGGCCTGGTCGAATCGGCCCTCAACCGCAAGAAGCAAACCGCGAGCGCCGATGTTCAGTAA
- a CDS encoding glycosyltransferase family 4 protein encodes MIAIDARLCGTQNTGDSVHWNGILAGLNELNLAATFLLFVNHEPAPTVPLGPDFRVVRVPARNSRWWSLWTFPMAARRMGAQVLHTQYSLSPLARGGVSTIHDMSVFAGPEWFLPRDRMILQRSIPAAVRTAKAVVAVSHTSLAELEKYVPGAGAKTSVVYNALPVGFRPIPREEAKRIVADKLGITEPFLLTVGTRWPRKNMALAIQAFTLSERAQHLVVTGKAGWGEENIPPRTTVTGYVPDELMPALYAAADLYLAPSRYEGFGIPLLEAWACDCPVLCSAGPGFPEVAGDAAAIEPSWEARDWAARIDTLLADSGTVQALRERGRARLAEFSWRTSAQVLWETYERVIRAQA; translated from the coding sequence GTGATTGCAATTGATGCGCGCCTATGTGGGACGCAGAACACGGGCGACTCGGTCCATTGGAACGGCATCCTGGCCGGGCTTAACGAGCTCAACCTCGCGGCGACGTTCCTCCTTTTTGTCAACCACGAGCCCGCGCCAACAGTTCCCCTCGGACCCGACTTTCGCGTGGTGCGGGTGCCAGCCCGCAATTCTCGCTGGTGGAGCTTGTGGACGTTTCCCATGGCGGCGCGGCGCATGGGCGCGCAAGTGCTGCACACCCAATACTCGCTGTCGCCCTTGGCCCGAGGTGGCGTTTCCACTATCCACGACATGAGCGTGTTCGCCGGCCCGGAATGGTTTTTGCCCCGCGACCGCATGATTCTGCAGCGCAGCATCCCGGCCGCGGTGCGCACTGCCAAGGCGGTGGTCGCCGTCAGCCACACGAGCCTCGCCGAACTGGAGAAGTACGTGCCCGGAGCGGGGGCCAAGACTTCGGTCGTTTACAACGCGTTGCCCGTCGGGTTTCGGCCCATCCCGCGCGAGGAGGCCAAGCGGATAGTGGCCGACAAGTTGGGCATTACCGAGCCGTTCTTGCTCACCGTCGGCACCCGCTGGCCGCGCAAAAACATGGCGTTGGCCATCCAGGCGTTTACCCTCAGTGAGCGCGCACAGCACCTTGTCGTGACGGGCAAGGCGGGTTGGGGAGAGGAGAACATTCCGCCACGTACCACCGTGACCGGTTACGTGCCCGACGAGCTGATGCCCGCGCTTTACGCCGCCGCCGACCTTTATCTCGCGCCGAGCCGCTACGAGGGCTTCGGCATTCCGCTGCTGGAGGCATGGGCATGCGATTGCCCGGTGCTCTGCAGCGCGGGGCCGGGATTCCCGGAGGTGGCGGGCGACGCCGCGGCCATTGAGCCAAGTTGGGAGGCTCGCGACTGGGCGGCAAGAATCGACACGCTGCTCGCCGATTCCGGTACAGTTCAAGCATTGCGCGAACGGGGTCGCGCTCGCCTCGCCGAGTTTAGTTGGCGAACGAGCGCCCAGGTGCTTTGGGAAACATATGAACGAGTCATCCGCGCTCAAGCCTGA
- a CDS encoding quinone-dependent dihydroorotate dehydrogenase: MYEKLLRPVLFRLDAERAHNMGLAAVAQGLVRTKLVSDPRLRVSVLGLDFANPLGLAAGMDKNGVAVNHWHQLGFGHVEIGTVTPLAQPGNPQPRLFRIPEEQAVINRFGFNNEGAEAMARRLATGRGKLPLGINLGKNKATIEADAPSDYARGYAALASHADYVTVNVSSPNTPGLRSLQDIGVLRAIVEAMHSASDIRRPILLKLAPDLDAPEIKEICESARSLGFAGLILSNTTIRRDLLSRDPGEAGGLSGRPLRDFAQQVLEQARQHTDLPIIGVGGIFSAADVLNRLGAGASLVQLYTGWVYGGPGTCPRILLDILDVMKQRGANSLSELLAQS; encoded by the coding sequence ATGTACGAAAAACTTTTGCGGCCGGTTCTGTTTCGCCTCGATGCTGAGCGGGCGCACAACATGGGGCTTGCCGCCGTAGCGCAGGGGCTGGTCCGCACAAAGTTAGTTTCGGACCCGCGGCTGCGGGTTTCGGTCCTGGGTCTCGACTTTGCGAATCCGCTCGGGTTGGCCGCCGGGATGGACAAGAACGGGGTGGCCGTCAACCATTGGCACCAGCTCGGATTCGGGCACGTGGAAATCGGCACCGTCACCCCGCTCGCGCAGCCCGGAAACCCGCAACCGCGCTTGTTCCGCATTCCCGAAGAGCAGGCAGTGATCAACCGGTTTGGCTTCAACAACGAGGGCGCGGAGGCGATGGCGCGGCGGTTGGCGACGGGTCGCGGCAAACTGCCGCTGGGCATCAATCTCGGCAAGAACAAAGCGACCATCGAGGCGGATGCGCCGAGCGATTACGCCCGCGGTTACGCGGCCCTGGCCTCGCACGCCGACTACGTGACGGTGAATGTGAGTTCGCCGAACACGCCGGGATTGCGCTCGCTGCAAGACATCGGCGTGCTGCGCGCGATCGTCGAGGCGATGCACTCGGCCAGCGACATCCGGCGACCGATCTTGCTCAAACTTGCGCCCGATTTAGACGCGCCCGAAATCAAGGAAATCTGTGAATCCGCGCGCTCGCTGGGGTTCGCCGGACTCATTCTCAGCAACACGACGATTCGCCGCGACCTGCTGAGTCGCGACCCCGGCGAGGCGGGTGGCCTGAGCGGACGCCCGCTCCGTGACTTCGCCCAGCAAGTCTTGGAGCAAGCGCGGCAACACACGGACCTGCCGATCATCGGCGTGGGCGGAATCTTTTCGGCGGCCGACGTGCTGAATCGCCTGGGCGCGGGCGCAAGCCTGGTGCAGCTTTACACGGGCTGGGTGTACGGCGGGCCGGGCACGTGTCCCCGAATCCTGCTCGACATTCTCGACGTGATGAAGCAGCGCGGAGCAAATTCGTTGTCCGAGCTGTTGGCGCAGTCATAA
- a CDS encoding aminopeptidase P family protein — MSSNLERTLARMADNNVEAMLVSDIGNVRWLTGFTGSFGFAVCSANGNIFISDARYSVQAHEQVTNMEVVIFATPQKVLDVLAAAVKKLGVSKLGFEGSVTYATWAEWTKGLGGVTLEPQSNIIAPLRMIKTADEIAAVTEACKLADACFDHVQRMLKPGVVEFDIALDIEFFFRRHRATLAFDVIAVSGPNSAKPHGKPTEKKLEVGDFLTLDFGCGIRGYHSDITRTVVIGETSDKHKQIYNRVLESQVAAIEAMRPGANGRDVDILVREILDKDDLSQYFGHGLGHGLGSAVHDMGRLSMTTDQPIEVGQIWTIEPGVYLDGWGGVRIEDDIVITESGCDILTTSPKELMVCG; from the coding sequence ATGAGCAGCAACCTGGAACGAACCCTCGCCCGCATGGCGGACAACAACGTGGAGGCCATGTTGGTCTCCGACATCGGCAACGTCCGCTGGCTGACCGGCTTCACGGGATCATTTGGCTTCGCGGTTTGCTCGGCCAACGGCAACATCTTTATCTCCGACGCCCGCTACTCGGTGCAGGCTCACGAGCAGGTGACAAACATGGAGGTGGTGATCTTCGCCACGCCGCAAAAAGTGTTGGACGTGCTCGCCGCGGCCGTGAAGAAACTCGGCGTCAGCAAGCTGGGTTTCGAAGGTTCGGTGACCTACGCGACTTGGGCCGAGTGGACCAAGGGACTCGGCGGCGTTACGCTGGAACCTCAAAGCAACATCATCGCGCCGTTGCGGATGATCAAGACCGCGGACGAGATTGCCGCGGTTACGGAAGCCTGTAAACTCGCCGACGCGTGTTTCGACCACGTGCAGCGCATGCTGAAGCCGGGCGTGGTGGAGTTTGATATCGCGCTCGATATCGAGTTCTTTTTCCGCCGGCACCGCGCTACGCTGGCGTTCGATGTCATCGCCGTGAGCGGCCCCAACTCGGCGAAGCCGCACGGAAAGCCCACCGAGAAGAAGCTGGAAGTCGGCGACTTTCTCACCCTCGACTTTGGCTGCGGCATCCGCGGTTATCACTCGGACATCACCCGCACGGTTGTGATCGGCGAGACTAGCGACAAGCACAAACAGATTTATAATCGCGTCCTGGAGTCGCAGGTCGCCGCCATCGAGGCGATGCGTCCCGGCGCCAACGGCCGCGATGTAGACATTCTGGTTCGCGAGATTTTGGACAAGGACGACCTAAGCCAATATTTTGGTCACGGACTTGGCCACGGATTGGGCAGCGCGGTGCACGACATGGGTCGGCTCAGCATGACCACCGATCAACCGATTGAAGTGGGCCAAATTTGGACTATCGAGCCCGGCGTCTACCTGGATGGTTGGGGCGGCGTGCGGATTGAAGACGACATCGTGATCACCGAATCGGGCTGCGACATCCTCACCACTTCGCCGAAAGAACTCATGGTCTGCGGCTAA
- a CDS encoding aminopeptidase P N-terminal domain-containing protein, which translates to MFSKQALDARRQRVADHLGLGDQTLVIHAGTPIGIPAHMDQTYNFVPHSDYVWLTGLRRPGGAIVFDRARGWEHFVVPVSEAERVWEGVTQEPEGRNITELDHYVSGGGRAIHLGGHDTSPTREFEAELWHIRRPKDGEEIALMRQAAEATRAGHARAAELAHPGITEHQLKVEMESEFMRNGATGTGYGSIVGFGDHAAVLHFQPTHRQLRDEELVLIDAGAQAHGYVIDVTRTYRCNSATQQELYAIVRQALTECNAMCTPGTEWVDVHRHANMVIADGLHQMGVLNVNAELACESGAVATFMPHGVGHAVGLGVRDCSGPLPGREPGSACGSNVRCNFPLAPGYVMTVEPGCYFVAPLLHNAERRAKFATEINWDRAESLIPLGGVRLEDNLLVTEGEPQNLTSSIPL; encoded by the coding sequence ATGTTCAGTAAGCAAGCTCTCGACGCTCGACGGCAACGCGTCGCCGACCACCTCGGTTTGGGCGACCAAACGCTGGTCATTCACGCCGGGACGCCCATCGGCATTCCCGCGCACATGGACCAGACCTACAACTTTGTGCCGCACTCCGACTACGTGTGGCTGACGGGTTTGCGCCGTCCCGGCGGCGCGATTGTCTTTGATCGCGCGCGAGGCTGGGAACACTTCGTCGTGCCCGTAAGCGAGGCCGAACGCGTATGGGAGGGCGTCACGCAAGAACCCGAAGGACGCAACATTACCGAGCTTGACCATTACGTGTCGGGCGGCGGACGCGCCATCCATTTGGGCGGCCACGACACCTCGCCGACGCGCGAGTTCGAAGCCGAGCTTTGGCACATCCGCCGCCCGAAAGACGGCGAAGAGATTGCCCTCATGCGACAAGCCGCCGAGGCGACTCGGGCGGGCCACGCTCGCGCGGCCGAACTCGCCCACCCCGGCATCACCGAGCATCAGCTCAAGGTCGAGATGGAATCGGAGTTCATGCGTAACGGCGCAACCGGCACCGGCTACGGCTCAATCGTCGGGTTCGGCGACCATGCCGCCGTGCTGCACTTTCAACCCACGCATCGTCAGTTGCGAGACGAGGAACTCGTGCTCATTGACGCGGGCGCCCAGGCGCACGGCTACGTGATTGACGTGACGCGCACCTACCGGTGCAACTCGGCCACGCAGCAAGAGCTCTACGCGATTGTCCGCCAGGCGCTCACTGAGTGCAACGCCATGTGCACCCCCGGAACCGAATGGGTGGACGTGCATCGCCATGCGAACATGGTGATCGCCGACGGCCTGCATCAGATGGGCGTTCTGAATGTAAACGCCGAACTCGCCTGCGAAAGCGGCGCGGTGGCCACGTTTATGCCGCATGGCGTCGGGCACGCGGTGGGGTTAGGCGTGCGCGATTGTAGCGGACCGCTCCCGGGTCGCGAACCGGGCAGCGCATGCGGCAGCAATGTCCGCTGCAACTTCCCGCTCGCGCCGGGCTATGTCATGACCGTGGAGCCGGGTTGCTACTTCGTCGCGCCGCTCTTGCACAACGCAGAGCGCCGCGCGAAATTTGCCACTGAAATCAATTGGGATCGCGCCGAATCGCTCATCCCACTCGGCGGAGTGCGCCTTGAGGACAATCTGCTCGTCACCGAAGGCGAGCCGCAGAACCTGACTAGTTCGATCCCGTTGTAG
- a CDS encoding S8 family serine peptidase yields MKKLVLVAAATLALSVGALAGVASGEKDPAAPRYAPGKLMVKYAPGMLQQARVNNLQIAQELSIAVPGATFRNQLGKSDWALWTYDERIDPLVAARLMAKQEGVIFCEPSHEVRALLTTPNDGDWGATEDDEECYLILDPDEQFDPFNRLWALDDVQAFTGWTHWPNQWYTAANKPQDAPLIAVIDSGADMNHPDFINAGGSTSNVTGGGQINHALSHRFRFGTIDTANPDPDDENGHGTHVLGTALAAGNNGSFNGHGHIGTGYGCQGMVLNVIEGNGSGNDADVAAAMYYAADQGADVINLSLGTQSFAYSLQDAVTYCLQKGTLVVAACNESGSPSGTLPPIYPAACSGAFAVTAAGPLGNVPTSYTTAGEYFDMAAPGGDLAADSYANFLLVFVWSTMPRGEFALQSQTYIPTIKNDYSQIIGTSMATPHVSGAAGMWLGKAGLRQTSGFTSFRTMNELHRTALTDTFANPNGTWDAGMGFGFLDMEALLGGNATKTPVGGTMEGIVYSNGIAASNAQVVARKGAATISTTADTRGQYRFALLQPGTWTVTATTQNGTKVRKVEVVAGQETPGVDFRAGTSYDTTAPVLARLQLASAPSASTVTLRHWALDTETGVDKLIVRIGTTPGASNTKADTELTWTGDTFAVTGLSLSAGTTYYLRATYTNGANLSTARIIPFTTGGTMRTVSGTVTLNNWLKTRNQRLGWAEFRNPTTGAVLAQHPLIIDRLGRYTIQTNLAGNLDIAIKTSHWLSKRRNIGTTSNAVNQNVSLTNGDCNEDNIVDIADYSILATAFDSQPDSPNWDERADLNGDDIVDIADYNLLASAFDLAGE; encoded by the coding sequence TTGAAGAAATTGGTGTTGGTGGCCGCGGCGACGTTGGCCCTGTCCGTGGGGGCGTTGGCCGGGGTTGCCTCGGGGGAGAAGGATCCTGCCGCGCCCCGCTATGCTCCCGGCAAACTGATGGTCAAGTACGCGCCGGGCATGCTGCAACAAGCCCGCGTCAACAATCTGCAGATCGCGCAAGAACTGAGCATCGCGGTGCCCGGCGCGACCTTCCGCAACCAGCTTGGCAAGTCCGACTGGGCGCTTTGGACGTACGACGAGCGGATTGATCCGCTGGTCGCTGCTCGCCTGATGGCGAAGCAAGAAGGCGTCATCTTCTGTGAACCCTCGCATGAGGTCCGCGCGCTGCTCACCACGCCGAACGATGGCGACTGGGGCGCGACTGAGGACGACGAGGAGTGCTACCTCATTCTCGATCCCGACGAACAGTTTGACCCGTTCAATCGCCTGTGGGCACTCGACGATGTGCAGGCCTTCACCGGCTGGACGCACTGGCCCAATCAGTGGTACACCGCGGCCAATAAGCCGCAAGATGCGCCGCTCATCGCCGTCATCGACTCGGGCGCAGACATGAACCACCCCGACTTCATCAACGCGGGCGGTTCGACCTCAAACGTCACCGGCGGCGGGCAGATCAACCACGCGCTTTCGCATCGCTTCCGCTTCGGCACGATTGACACCGCGAATCCCGACCCGGATGACGAAAACGGCCACGGCACCCACGTGCTGGGTACGGCACTCGCGGCGGGCAACAACGGCTCGTTCAACGGTCACGGCCACATCGGCACCGGCTACGGCTGCCAAGGCATGGTGCTCAACGTCATTGAGGGCAACGGCTCCGGCAACGACGCCGACGTCGCGGCGGCGATGTATTACGCGGCCGACCAAGGCGCGGACGTGATCAATCTGAGCCTCGGCACGCAAAGCTTCGCCTACTCGCTGCAAGACGCGGTGACTTACTGCCTGCAAAAAGGCACCCTTGTGGTGGCGGCCTGCAACGAATCCGGTTCGCCAAGCGGCACCTTGCCACCGATCTACCCCGCCGCGTGTTCGGGCGCTTTTGCGGTTACTGCTGCAGGACCTCTGGGCAACGTCCCGACCTCTTATACGACCGCGGGCGAATACTTTGACATGGCCGCTCCGGGTGGAGACCTCGCCGCCGACAGCTACGCCAACTTCCTACTCGTGTTTGTCTGGAGCACGATGCCGCGCGGCGAGTTTGCGCTGCAGAGCCAAACCTATATCCCGACGATCAAGAACGATTACAGCCAGATCATCGGAACGAGCATGGCCACCCCCCACGTCAGCGGCGCGGCAGGCATGTGGCTCGGCAAGGCGGGTCTGCGGCAAACCAGCGGGTTCACCAGCTTCCGCACGATGAACGAGCTGCACCGAACGGCCCTCACCGACACCTTCGCCAACCCGAACGGCACCTGGGATGCGGGTATGGGGTTTGGATTCCTGGATATGGAAGCCTTGCTCGGCGGCAACGCGACCAAGACACCTGTTGGCGGCACCATGGAGGGCATTGTCTACAGCAACGGCATCGCCGCGAGCAACGCCCAAGTTGTCGCTCGAAAGGGCGCGGCCACGATTAGCACCACCGCGGATACGCGCGGCCAGTATCGGTTTGCTCTGCTTCAGCCGGGCACCTGGACGGTGACCGCTACCACCCAAAACGGCACGAAGGTCCGCAAGGTCGAAGTGGTCGCGGGCCAAGAAACTCCGGGCGTGGACTTCCGCGCCGGAACGAGCTACGATACAACTGCCCCGGTACTCGCCCGCCTGCAACTCGCCTCGGCCCCTTCAGCCAGCACGGTGACGCTGCGTCACTGGGCGTTGGACACCGAAACGGGCGTTGACAAGCTGATTGTGCGCATCGGTACCACGCCGGGCGCGAGCAACACCAAGGCCGACACCGAGCTCACCTGGACCGGCGACACATTCGCCGTGACCGGGCTCAGTTTGAGCGCGGGCACCACGTACTATCTGCGCGCCACCTACACCAATGGCGCAAATCTCTCGACCGCGCGGATTATCCCGTTCACCACCGGCGGCACGATGCGCACGGTCAGCGGCACGGTGACCCTGAACAACTGGCTCAAGACGCGAAACCAACGCCTCGGTTGGGCGGAATTCCGCAACCCGACCACGGGCGCGGTGCTCGCCCAACACCCGCTCATCATCGATCGTCTCGGTCGTTACACGATCCAAACGAACCTCGCGGGCAACCTCGATATCGCGATCAAGACCAGTCACTGGCTGAGCAAGCGGCGCAATATCGGCACCACGAGCAATGCGGTGAACCAGAACGTGAGCCTGACCAACGGCGACTGCAATGAAGACAACATCGTGGACATCGCGGACTACTCGATTCTGGCCACGGCGTTCGACTCGCAGCCCGATTCGCCGAACTGGGACGAGCGCGCCGACCTCAATGGCGACGACATCGTAGACATCGCCGACTACAATCTGCTGGCCTCGGCTTTCGACCTGGCCGGAGAATAA